A section of the Salmo salar chromosome ssa05, Ssal_v3.1, whole genome shotgun sequence genome encodes:
- the LOC106604334 gene encoding cysteine-rich and transmembrane domain-containing protein 1 has product MNFEQPPPYQAPGYPQQGYPQQGYPQQGYPQQGYPQQGYPPQGYPVNMEQPGGFPPQNPGYPAGPGGPPGPYPGQGQAGPYQEGYPGQPQFGWQGGSPPGPMYGEAPKNTVYVVEERRRDDSGDTCLTACWTALCCCCLWDMLT; this is encoded by the exons ATGAATTTTGAGCAGCCTCCTCCGTACCAGGCCCCTGGTTACCCCCAGCAGGGTTACCCCCAGCAGGGTTACCCCCAGCAGGGTTACCCTCAGCAGGGTTACCCCCAGCAGGGATACCCTCCCCAGGGTTACCCCGTAAACATGGAGCAACCTGGAGGATTCCCTCCTCAAAACCCAGGCTACCCTGCTGGCCCCGGGGGACCTCCTGGACCCTACCCCGGCCAGGGACAAGCAGGCCCCTACCAGGAGGGCTACCCTGGACAGCCCCAGTTTGGATGGCAGGGAGGATCACCCCCAGGACCCATGTATGGAGAGGCACCTAAAAACACAG tgtacgtggtggaggagagaaggagagatgattcAGGAGACACATGTCTGACTGCCTGTTGGACggctctctgctgctgctgcttgtggGACATGCTCAcataa